DNA sequence from the Streptomyces sp. HUAS 15-9 genome:
CTGGTCACCAGCGTGCCCCTGCCCGGCCTCGGGCTGCGGCTCGGCGGCCACCCGCTGACCGAGGTCTACCCCTTCGCGCCGCTCGCCCCCGGCCAGTCCCTGGCGGTGGCGATCTCCACCTACCGCGGCCGGGTGCACTACGGGCTGGTCGCCGATGCACGGGCGGTGCCCGACCTCGACGTGCTCGCACGGGCGGTGACCGACGAACTGGAGTCACTGATCGCCGCCTGCGACCCCTGAGGGACCGGCCCGCGGACCGAGTTTGGCGGTTCGTCCCGGCGCTCCGTAAAATTCCCCGTTCGAAAGCGGTCGCGAGTCGGAGCGCCGCGCGAGTGACCAGGGAAACGGCAGCGCGATGACGGTGACACAGGACGGCCCGACGGCCGAGGACGAGGCGGTCTACGGCCCCGGCATCGACCCCGAGCGCCTGGCCGTCTGCCTCAGTGTGCTCGAGGAGCTCGACCAGCTGGACGTCGACCATCCCGACGCCCTCACGGTGCGCCGGGCCACCGCCGGCATCTACCGCACGGTCAAGCAGCGCCGCCGCCAGGAGCGCCGGGCCGCCAAGACCGCCCACGACAAGGCGGTCACCGAGGCCACCGCGACCGGCTCCGCCCAGCGCATCGACGACGAGACGGAGGGAATCCTGCCGTCGTCGATCACCGAGGAGGGCAGGATCGCGGGGATACTCCAGCGTCCCCGCTCCTGCTACACCTGCAAGGCCCGGTACGTCGAGGTCGACTACTTCTACCACCAGCTCTGTCCGGACTGCGCCGGGACGAACCGGGCCAAGCGCGACGCCCGCGCCGACCTCACCGGCAAGCGCGCGCTGCTCACCGGCGGCCGCGCCAAGATCGGCATGTACATCGCGCTGCGGCTGCTGCGCGACGGCGCCCACACCACGATCACCACCCGCTTCCCCAAGGACGCCATCCGCCGCTTCAAGGCCATGGACGACTCGGCGGACTGGATGCACCGGCTGGAGGTCGTCGGGATCGACCTGCGCGACCCGGCGCAGGCCGTGGCCCTGGCCGAGCAGGTCGCCGAGGCGGGCCCGCTCGACATCCTGATCAACAACGCGACGCAGACCGTGCGCCGCCTGCCCTCCGCCTACGCGGCCCTGGTCGAGGGCGAGAGCGCCCCGCTGCCCGCCGGGGAGCTCCCCGCCCACCACGTCATCGGCGCCTTCGGCTCCGGCGCCGTCGACGGCATCGCCGCACTGCCCCTCGGCACCGGCGGCCTGGACGCCCAGAAGGTCGCCGACCTCGCGCTCGTCGCGGGCAACGCCAGCGTCGCCCGGCACCTCGACGGCACCGCCATCGACGCGGGCGGCCTCGTCCCCGACGTCGTCGAGAGCAACACCTGGGTGCAGACCATCGACCAGATCTCGCCGGTCGAGCTGCTGGAGACCCAGCTGTGCAACTACACGTCGCCGTTCATCCTGATCAGCGCCCTGCGCCCGGCGATGGCGGCCGCCGCGAAGAAGGCCGCCAGCCGCCGTGCCTACGTCGTCAACGTCTCGGCGATGGAGGGCGTCTTCGGCCGCGGCTACAAGGGCGCCGGGCACCCGAACACCAACGCCGCCAAGGCGGCCATGAACATGGTCACGCGGACCAGCGCCCAGGAGATGTTCCAGACCGACGGCATCCTCATGACGTCCGTCGACACCGGCTGGATCACCGACGAGCGTCCGCACTACGACAAGCTGCGCCTGGCCGAGGCCGGCTTCCACGCCCCGCTCGACCTGGTCGACGGCGCGGCCCGCGTCTACGACCCGATCGTGCGCGGCGAACAGGGCGACGACCTGTACGGCGTCTTCATGAAGGACTACGAACCGGGCAAGTGGTGACACCCGCCCCGGGGCGGTAACCCGGTGGCCGATGCGCAGGTCACGCTCACATTCCGCCGGGCGGGCCCTCGCCGGGTCCGCCGCCCTCCAGGACCGCCCCCGCGGCCGACTCGATCCCGGGCGCCCGTCGCAGCCGCTCGTGCACCGCATACGGCCCCGAGCCGGACGCGGCCCGCACCCGGGTCCCGCCGTCCACCAGCAGATCGGCGCCGGTGACCCAGGCGGCCGCGTCCGAGACCAGCCACAGCACCGCCCGCGCGACGTCCTCGGGCTCCCCGATCCGCCCGAGCGGCAGCCCCGCGGCGATCTCCTCCTCGCCCGCCTCCCACACGAACCGGGCCAGGTCCGTGCGGACGAGGCCGGGAGAGACGGAGTTGACCCGCACCCGGGGAGCGAGCTCGCCCGCCAGCTGCTGGGTGAGATGGACGAGAGCGGCCTTGCTGGTGCCGTACGCCCCCACACGCGGCCCGACGTGCCCCGCGCCCTCCGTGCAGATGTTGACCACCGCGCCACCGTGCTCGCGCATCCACCCCCGCCACGCGCACTGCACCAGCCGCAGCGGTGCCTCCACGTTCAGCGTGAACGCGTCACGCCACGCCTCGGGGTCGACGTCCATGAGCGGCCCGTACGGCTGGTTGGTCGCCGCGTTGTTGATCAGGACGTCGAGCCTGCCGAACTAGCGGAGGGCCAGATCCGTCAGCCGCCGCGGTTGCTCCGGGTCGGCCACGTTCCCGGCCAGCCCGATGCCGCCCAGCTCAGCGGCCGTACGCCGTACCTCGTCCGCGTCCCGCGCGCTCACGCACACCAGCGCCCCGGCGGCCGCAAGGGCTGCCGCGACGGCGCGCCCGATCCCGCGCGTGCCGCCGGTGACGACGGCCGCCCTGCCTTTGAGCCCGTACGACGACGTCATCGCCGTACCGTCTCATGACGGACCGTCAGTCGACAGCCCCCAGCGGTGAGTTCCGGGCCGAGACCAGCTCCAGCACGGTGCGCCAGTCCTCCAGGACGCCGGCGTCGAATCCGGTGGTCCGGCTCTCCTCGTCCGCCTGGCGCAGCCGCTGGAGATCGTCGTCGGCGGGGCCGAGGGGACCGCGGTGGTGACGTACGAGGTGGGAGACGCGCTCGCCCAGCAGGGGCCGTACCGCGTCGGCCGCGCGGTCCGCCTGGCCGGTCTCGCCGTCCGGGTCCACCAGCCGGCCGATGCCGTGCACCAGCCCGGCCAACCTGGAGCTCCTTGTCGGCGGGACGGCTGCGACGCAGCAGGGCCGCGGTCCGCAGCGCGTGCTGATGCCGGCAGGCATACAACAGATCCATCAGCTCCTCGACGCTGCGCAGCTCCATGCGTCAGTCCTCCCGCGAGACAGCCGTTGCGGTACCTCAGCAGATCATGGCGAGCTTGCGGCGGGGCCAACGGCACTTGAACTGCACGACGTGGTCGTTCATATACGCCAAGTGGGTGATCCGAACCGAGCAATATGTAATGAATAGTCCCAGAATGGTGCCGATGGAGTACCGAGCGACTCGAGATAGTTACACCTTGTTTGCACTCCCTATCGAGCGGACCCCCGCTCATTTGGTTAGTCTGTACTCCGACGGACAGCAGTACAGGGTTCTACCCACACCCACGGTCCGTCCCGGGACGAGCCGGTTCATCACGGCCTGCCCTTCCGAGTGACCGGCGCCACCGCGTCCGAACTGGCCTTCAATCCAGACCCGAGCGGGCGTCAGGCACCGGATCGCAGACTGACCGGTACGCCCCGAGGGTGACCCGACACATAAGGAGTGCGCGGTGACACCGGAGAAGACGAATCGCGATCAGCGCCCCAAGGAACGCACGGAGCGCACGGGCCGCAGGCCCGGAGAGCTCGGCAGCCTCGACGTGTGGGCCCGGTCCGCCCCGATCCGCCTCGCGGGCTACGAGGACGACCTGGCCGAACCCCACATCCTGCCGAGCGTGGACTGACCCACCGGTCAGCCGGATCGCGTTCGCCTGGCATGGGCGTGCGAGACTCACGCCCATGCTGATCAGAGAAGCCGTGGCCGACGACTGGCCTCGGATCTGGCCTTTCTGGCACCGGATCGTCGCCGCTGCCGAGACCTACGCCTGGGACCCGGACACTTCGCAGGAAGCGGCCCGCGCACTGTGGACGGGCCCGGCCAAGCGGGTCTACGTCGCCGAGGACGACACCGGCGCCGTGGTCGGCTCCGCGTATCTCACCCCGAACTACGGCGGCCCCGCCGCGCGCGTCGCCAACGCCGGGTTCATGGTCGACCCGGACCGGGCCGGCCGAGGCTACGGCCGCGCCCTCGCCGAACACCTCCTGGCCGAGGCCGAGGCGCAGGGCTACCGCGCGATGGTCTTCAACGCCGTCGTCGAGACCAACCCCGCCGTGAAACTCTGGACCTCCCTCGGCTTCACGATCCTGGGCACGGTACCGGAGGCGTTCGACCATCCCCGGCACGGGCGGGTGGGGCTGCACATCATGTACAAGGCGCTGGGCTGACGGACGGCGCGGGACGCGTGCGTCAGTCGAGCGGTGCCGTGCGCTGCCACGGGTGCAGCTTCTCCAACTGCTCGGCCAGCTCCAGCAGGTCCGCCTCCGTGCCCGGACGGCCCACCAGCTGTACGGCGCAGGGGGCGCCCGAGGGCAGGGTGCCGAACGGGACGGACATCGCGGGCCAGCCCGTCAGGTTCCACGGCGGCGTCATCGGCGAGTAGTTGGTGTTGGCCAGGACGTTGGGCAGCCAGCCCCGCTCGTGCCACGGCACGGACCTGGGGGAGCGGCGGGCCAGGGCCGGGGTCAGCAGGACGTCGTGCTCGGTGAAGAAGGGGGTCAGCCGGCTTAGGAGGCGTTCGCGCTGCGCGCCGGTGCGTACTCCCCGTACGAAGCGGCGTCCGACGGCCGCGTGCACGCGGGTCCGCCGGGCCAGCCGCGCCGGGTCGAGGCCCTCGGCGTCCACCGCCGTGCCCGCCGTCCAGTGCTGGAGCGCGGTGACGCCGAGCGAGAGGGGGTACGGCGGATTTGCCCGCCGTACCTGGTGACCGGCCCCGGCCAGCACACCGGCCGCCTCACGGACCGCGGTCGTGTACGGCTTGGTGACGGCGACACCGGCCAGGGGGCTCCGTAGCGAGACCGCGATCGTGCGGGTCGCGGGCTCCTCCCGGTGTACGAACTCCTCCTGGGCGAGGATTGAGAGGACCAGGCGCAGATCCTCGACGGTGGTCGCCAGCGGTCCGTTCTCCGACATGCCGAACCAGTCGCCGTTGCCGATCCCGGCCGGCACCACCCCGTGGCCCGGCTTCAGCGTGACGAGGCCGCAGTTGGCCGCGGGTATGCGCAGCGAACCCATGCCGTCGTTGCCGAGGGCGACCGGGACCATCCCGGCGGCCACCGCGGCCGCGCTGCCACCCGAGGAGCCGCCCGCAGTCCGCGAGGTGTCCCACGGGTTGCGGGAGGTGCCGAGAGCGCCCTCCGTGGTGCCGAAGATGCACAGCTCGGGCACATTGGTCAGGCCCACCACCACCGCACCGGCCGCCCGCAGCCGGGCCACGGTGACATGGTCGTCGTCGGCCGGTGTGTCCGGGGTCGCGGCCGAGCCGATGAGGGTGGACTCGCCGCGCACGGCCAGATTGTCCTTGACCGCCACGGGCACGCCCGCCAGGGGGAGTTCGGCCAGATCGGAGCGGGCCGCCAGTTCGTCGGCGGCCACGAGCGCCGAGTCGGCCAGCACCTTGCGGAACGCGCCGACGCGGCCGTCGAGGCGCTCGATCCGCGCCAGGTGCTCCGCCAGCACCTCACGGGGCGTGGCCCGCTTCTCGCGTACGGCGGCGGCGATCTCGGCGGCGGTCCGGCCGATCCAGCTGGTCACGGGCGCTCCTGGGGAGGGTGCGGGGTGGTGCGCGGGCGCGTACCGGTCGGTACGTAGGGAGAACTGTGCACGGTCGCGCGCGGCGCGTCGAGAGGTCGTCGGCGGCGGGATGCCTGTCGAGCCGCCGGTCATCCCCCGCGCTCGACGTACGCCCGCAGGTCGGCGGGCAGCAACTCCGCGATGCGTGACCGTTCCGCAGGCTCTGCATCCGGGTCCCGCGCCAGCCGCAGCAGCCCGACGTGCGCGTCGGCGGGCTCGTGGGCCGCGATCAGCTTCTCGGCCGCCTGGATCCGCACGGTGACGGGCACGTCCTGGTCGGCGAGCACCGAACGCAGGACTTCCCGCGCCCGGTCGCGTGCCGAACGCCACCTCATGAGCCCGTCCGCCGCCAGGACACGGTGGCGGGCGTGTGCGTGTCCGTCCTCCACGACCCGGCGGTAGGCGGCCTCCGCCTCGCACCCGACGTCCAGCTGCACCCAGGCGGCAGCCACGCTCAGATGGGCCTCGGGGTCCGTCGTGCCGGGACCGGAGAGCGACCGCAGGACGGCCCGGCCCTCCTCGCCCAGGTCCTCGGCGAGCAGAGCGGCGGCCCGCGCGTGCCCATGGCACGGGCGACCGCAGTCAGGCCGTCGAGCACCGGTTCGAGAAGGGGGCGGCGCCAGCCGATCTCCTGTTCCTCACCCAGGTCGAGCCCCGGCTGCCGTCCGCCGGGAGCGACCGACATCAGCACCGTCTGGCCGTCGATCTCGACCGGGACCATCGTCTCCGCGCCCTCGTCCAGCCCCATGTCCCTTCCCCCGCGACCGACTTCAGCTTGATCTAGCGCGGGACCCCGGGCGTTCACGCGCGGGAGGAAGCGCTTCTCTGGATCGCTCTGACCCGCAGGTGTCCACGGGCCTGCACTGTTGACCTCAGCCAGGTCGCTTCTGGTTCTCGATGTACTCCTTGATGATCTCCAGCCGTGCTCCGCCGCACGAGGCGGCGAAGTACGAAGGTGACCAGAAGTGGTCACCCCACAGGTACTTGCGGATATGGGCTGGGAACTCCTGACGGAGGCGCCGGGCGGAGACACCTTTGAGGGAGCCGACCAGCCGGGACAAGGCGACTTTGGGCGGGTAGTGCACCAGCAGGTGGACGTGGTCCCTCTCCCCGTTGAACTCCACCAGCTCGGTGTTGAAGTCCGCGCACACGTCACGCATGACTTCCTCGCAGCGCCGAAGGATCTCATCAGTGAACGGGCCGCGCCGATACTTGGGTGTGAAGACCAAATGTGTCTGGAAGGTGTAGCCGCCTGTTCTGCCCCTGTGGATACCGGGGGTTTGGTTTCCCAGCGTGGTGACACAGGGCGATGATACGGTCACGTAAGTGAAACTCGTTGTGCAGGTGAAGCTGATGCCGGAGGCCGAGCAGGCCGCCGCGCTTCTCGCGACCCTGCGCACGGTCAACGAGGCCGCGAACTGGGTATCGGCGGTGGCGTTCGAGCAGGGTGTGCCGCGCGAGTACGAGTTGCGCAAGCACACCTACGCGGAGTTGAAGTCGCGGGGACTGGGGGCCCAGGCGGCCCAGCACACCATCAAGAAGGTCCGCGACGCCTACGCGACGCTCAAGGCCAACATCAAGGCCGGGAACCTTGGCAAACCGGGGTCGAAGCGGCGCCAGAAGGCCGAGTCCAAGCCCATCGCCTTTCGGTCCGAGGCAGCCCAGCCGTACGACGACCGGTGCCTGAGCTGGCAGTACGACGCGCAGACGGTGTCCATCTGGACCACCTCCGGACGCATCCGTGGTGTGCGGTTCGCCTGCTCCGCCGACGGCCTCAAGATGCTGCGCGAGCACCGACAGGGCGAATCGGATCTGGTGGAACGCGACGGCGTGTTCTACTTGATCGCCACCTGCGAGGTCCCCGAGGAGAAGAGTTACGAGCCCGACGGGTTCATCGGCGTCGACCTCGGCATCGTCAACATCGCCACCACGTCCACCGGCTACCAGGCCGCCGGGCGCGACCTGAACCGGCACCGCAAACGCCACGGCGATCTACGCGCCAAGCTCCAGCGCAAGGGCACCAAGTCCGCCAAGCGGCTACTGAAGAAGCGCAACCGGCGCGAGCAGCGCCATGTCTCCAACACCAACCACGTCATCGCGAAAACGATCGTGACCGAGGCTGAACGCACCTCGGCCGGAATCGCCCTGGAAGACCTGGGCGGCGTCCGGCAGAGGGTACGGCTCCGCAAGCCCCAACGGGTCACGCTCCACTCCTGGGCCTTCGCCCAGCTCGGAGAGTTCATCGCGTACAAGGCACGCCGCAAAGGCGTGCCCGTGGTTCACGTCGACCCTGCCCACACCTCACAGATGTGCTGCGAGTGCGGGCACGTCGACAAGAAGAACCGGGTCGACCAGGCCCTCTTCATCTGCCGGAACTGCGGGGTCGTTGCCCACGCGGACCGGAACGCTTCCCACAACATCGCCCAACGTGGCGCCGTGGTGTGGAACGCGGGGCGTGAGTCACGCGTCCCTGCCACCCCGTAAGGGGTGTCTGGACGGAGGAGTCCACCCAGCAGCCAGCTGGGCACTACCTCCAAGCCCGGTCCTTCAGGACCGGGTCAAGTTGACACGGACGGCTCATCGTGGCGAGCGGCGGCCGCGGTGCTGCCCCGGACCGTCAGGCGCGGCACCGGCACCCGCACCGCGTGCGCCGCGCCCCCGTCGAGCAGCGCGGTCAGCTCGCGTGCCGCCGTACGCCCGAACTCCCCGCTGTCCCGGGACAGCGCCGACAGCCACGGCTTGACCATGCGGCACAGCGCCGAGTCCTCCCAGGACACCACGGACACGTCCGCCGGGACCGAGAAGCCGAGTTCGGCGGCGGCGGCGACACCGGCGACCGCCATCACGTCGTTGTCGTAGATGAGGGCGGTCGGGGGAGGGGAGCCGCGCAGCACTCGGCGGGTCACCGCGGCGCCCTCCGCGTCCGAGTAGTCGGTGGTCACCGACGTCACGCCGGTCAGACCCCGCCGCTCGGCCTCGGCACGCAGCGTGCGGATACGGCGCTGGGTGTGCGCGAGCCCGGCCAGTCCGGCGATATGGACGATCCGGCGATGGCCCAGCGCGGTCAACTCGTCGACGACCGAGGCCATCGCGCCCGCGTCGTCCGCCCACACCGTCGACAGACCGGGGTGCCGCTCGTCGGGCGCGCCGCCGATCACCACGGCGGGCAGGCCGAGTTCGTCCAGCAGATCGGGACGCGGATCGTCCGCGCGCGGGTCCACGACGAGCACACCGTCCACCCGGTGCTCGGCCCACCAGCGCCGGTACACCGCGCACTCGTCGGCGACGTCCTCCACCACCTGGAACAGCAGTCCGAGATGACGCTCCGCCAGCACCTCCTGGATCCCGGCGACGAGCTGCAGGAAGAAGGAGTCCACACCGAGCGTGTGGGCGGGACGGGCCAGGACGAAGCCGACCGTGGCCGCGCCCTCCCCGGACAGCGCGCGGGCCGCCGCGCTGGGCCGCCAGCCCAGCTGTTCGGCGACCCGGCGCACCCGGTCACGGGTGACCTCGGAGACGCCCGGACGGCCGTTGAGCGCGAAGGACACCGCGCTCTCGGAGACACCGGCGCGCTGCGCGATGTCCTTCATCGTCGGCCGGCGGGCGGGGGAACGCTTGGCTGTCACGTTGCTCCCATTTCTGCGCGGATTGCAGCTAATGCGCTTGAGTACGAGAACCCTAAAGCGCATTAGCGATCCATGGCAAGTTTTCGGCCATGCTGTCTTGACCTGCACTAATGTCAGGAGAATTTCTTTAGCTGTGGCCAATCCATTGACTTCTCCCAAACGCCGCGGGCATGGTCGCTGGCGTCCCAGCCGCCAACGCCGCCAAGGGAGTCGTGTCACCGTGCCCACATCCCGCAGAGCCTTCGCCGCTGCCGCCGTCGCCGCCCTCGTCCTGCCGCTGAGTGCCTGCGGCTCCGGCGACGACGGCGGCGGATCGACCGACGCCTCCGGCAAGGTCGAGGGCGACATCACCTTCCAGACCTGGAATCTGCGCGCAAACTTCAAGCCCTACTTCGAGGGCGTGATCGCCGACTTCGAGAAGAAGTACCCCGGGACCCATGTGAAGTGGATCGACCAGCCCGCCGAGGGATACGCCGACAAGATCAGCGCCGACGCGGCGGGCGGCACCCTGCCCGACGTCGTCAACGTCTCACCGGACCTCGTCGCCCCGCTGGCCAGGGCGGGCCTCGCGCTCGACCTCGACAAGGCCGCCGCCCGGTACAAGTCCGAGTACCTGGACGGGGCCTGGGCGAGCCACCGGATACCGGGGACGAGCGGGACGTACGCCTTCCCCTGGTATCTGAACACCGGCCCGCTGTTCTACAACAAGTCCCTGTTCAAGAAGGCCGGGCTCGACCCGGAACAGCCCCCGAAGACCTACGACGAACTCTTCGCCGACGCCCTGAAGGTGGCCCGGCAGAGCGACGGCAAGGTCGCCACCCTCGCCAACGTGCCCACGATCGAGGACTTCGGGCGCTACGGCGTCGAGCTCATGAACCAGCAGGGCACCGGCTTCGCCTTCGACGACGCGAAGGGCGTCGAACTCCTCACCAAGTACAAGGAGTTGTACGACGCCAAGGCGCTCGACCCGCAGGCCCTGACCGCGACCCCGGAGTCCTCCGGCAAGAAGTTCCTCACCGAGGCCGTCGCCATGAACCCCGGCAGCGCCCTCGACCTCGGCAACTTCAAGAAGCAGGCGCCGAACCTGTACCGGAACATCGGCATCACCGACCAGATCACCAGCACCGGCCACGTCAACATGTATGTGATGGGCGTGATGGTCAACTCCCGCACCAAGCACCCGCCCGCGGCGGTCGCCTTCGCGCACTACGTCACCGACGCGCGGAACCAGATGTCCTTCGCCAAGAAGGTCGCCATCTTCCCGAGCACCGCCGGCTCGCTCGGCGACCCGTACTTCACCAAGGAGGACGGGACCGACGAGACGAAGGTGCGGATCGCCGCCGCCAAGTCCCTGAAGAACGCGGTCAATTACACGCCGGTGCTGTTCAGCGAGCAGATGAAGACCGCGCTGCGCAACGAGGTGGCCAAGGCGCTGCAGGGCAAGGAGAGCCCCAAGACGGCTCTTGACAACGCTGTCAAGGCCTGTGACCGGCTCCTCCAGCAGCAGGGCTGAACCGGCATGGCGGATCTCACGGCACGCTCCCGGGTGCGGCGCCAACTCCCCACCAGCCCATGGCTGTTCGCGGCCCCGGGGCTCCTCGTCACTGGCGCCTTCGTGCTCTACCCCTTCCTCTCCACCCTGCACAACTCCCTCACCGACCGGCGCACCCTGATCCCGGGCCGCTTCGTGGGCCTCGCCAACTTCCGCGAACTGCTCCACGACGACATGTTCTGGACCGGGCTGCGCAACAGCTCGCTCTACGTCCTCGGCGTCGTACCGGCACTGGTCGTCCTGCCGCTGCTGCTCGCCCTGCTGGTGCAGAAGAACATCCCCGGCATCACCTTCTTCCGGTCCGCCTTCTACACCCCGGTCGTCGCGTCGATCGTCGTGGTCGGGCTCATCTGGGTGTGGCTGCTGGACGAACGCGGACTGGTCAACTCCCTCCTGGAGACGCTCGGGATCGGCCGGGTCGGCTTCCTCAGCGACCAGTGGCTGCTCCTGCTGAGCGCCATGGCCGTCACGGTCTGGAAGGGCCTCGGCTACTACATGATCATCTATCTGGCCGCGCTGGCGAACGTCCCCCGCGAACTCCACGAAGCCGCGGCGGTGGACGGCGCGGGCCCCGTGCGCCGCTTCCTGAACGTCACCGTGCCCGCCGTGCGCTCGACCATGGTCCTGGTCGCCGCGCTCTCCTCGGTCGCCGCCTTCAAGGTGTTCTCCGAGGTCTATCTGATGGCGGGCCCGAGCGGCGGCCCGGCCGGCGAGGACACCACCCTCGTGATGCTCGTCCAGCGCACCGGCACCGGCCTGACCGGCCGCCTCGGCTACGCCTCCGCCCTGTCCGTCGTCGTCTTCGCCGTGACCGTCGTACTGATGCTGCTGGTCCTGTGCGCCGACCGGAGGGACGGGACATGAGCGTCATCGAGAAGGTACGACCCCCGCGGGCGCCCGCCGCCGCCCGCGAGACCCGGGTCACCGACGAGCACGGACGCCGCATCCGGGTGTGGGAACTGGCGCTCCGCTACACGCTGTTGCTCATCGTGCTCGCGCTCACCGTCGGACCGTTCCTGTGGCAGCTGTCCACCTCGCTCAAGGGCCCCACCGAGGACATCTTCAGCTCCCCGCCCACGTTCCTGCCCGGCCATCCCACCCTGCACAACTACGCGCGGGTCGCCGACACCATCCCCGTCTGGGACTACGCCCTCAACTCACTGAAGGTCGCCGGCGCCAACGTCGTGACCAACTGCGTCGGTTCGGCGCTCGCCGGGTACGCGCTGGCCCGGCTGCGCTACCGGGGCCGCGGGGTCGCCACCCTCGTCTTCGTCCTGGCGATGCTCGTCCCCGTCGAGGGCATCGTCATCGCCCAGTTCACCACCATGCGCGAACTCGGCCTCAACAACACCCTCATCGGCGTCGTCCTGCCCGGCTCCATCGGCGCCATGAACGTCCTGCTGATGCGCAACGCCTTCCGCAACCTGCCGTACGAGATCGAGGAGGCGGCCTTCGTCGACGGCGCGAGCGCCTGGCAAAGGTTCCTGCGGATCGCCCTGCCCTCGGTCAAGGGGACCCTCGCCGTCGTCGCGATCTTCGCCTTCATGGGCGCCTGGGACGACTTCCTGTGGCCGCTCATCGTGCTCAGCGACCCGTCCAGGTTCACCCTCACCATCGGACTCAACTATCTGCACGGCACCTTCGCGGGCGACGAACGGCTCGTCGCCGCCGGCACGGTCATCGCCGTGGCACCGCTCATCGCCCTCTTCGCCTGTCTCCAGCGGTACTTCTTCCGCGGGGTCGGCGAGGGCGCCGTCAAGGGCTGAACCCCGACCACCGCTCGCAAGGACACCGCATGCCTCCTGCCGTGCGCTTCGGCGTCAACTACACCCCGAGCGAAGGGTGGTTCCACCACTGGCTGGACTTCGACCTCGACTCCGTACGCGCCGACCTCGACTCGATCGCCGCACTGGGCCTGGATCACATCCGGGTCTTCCCGCTGTGGCCGTACTTCCAGCCGAACCGCACACTGATCCGGCCGCGTGCCGTGGAGCAACTCGTCGCGCTCGCCGACGCCGCCGACGAGCGCGGCCTCGACGTCAACGTGGACGGACTGCAGGGGCACTTGAGCAGCTTCGACTTCCTGCCCGCCTGGACGGGCACCTGGCACCGGCGCAACCTCTTCACGGACCCGGACGTGGTCGAGGCGGAGGCCGGCTATCTGCGGACCCTCGCGGCCGCCCTCGCCGACCGGCCCAACTTCATCGGGATGACGATCGGCAACGAGGTCAACCAGTTCGCCGCCGGGCCCCACCCCGACCCCGACCGCATCACCGCCGAGCAGGCGGCACGGTGGCTGTCCCGGCTCCTCGCCGCCTGCGCCGACGGTGCTCCCGGCCGGCTCCATCTGCACGCCTCGTACGACGCCGCCTGGTACCAGGACGACCAGCCGTTCACCCCGGAGCACTCGGCCCGCCTCGGCGGCGTCACCGCCGTGCACTCCTGGGTCTTCGACGGCACCGCCCAGCGCCACGGCCGTGCCTCC
Encoded proteins:
- a CDS encoding SDR family NAD(P)-dependent oxidoreductase gives rise to the protein MTVTQDGPTAEDEAVYGPGIDPERLAVCLSVLEELDQLDVDHPDALTVRRATAGIYRTVKQRRRQERRAAKTAHDKAVTEATATGSAQRIDDETEGILPSSITEEGRIAGILQRPRSCYTCKARYVEVDYFYHQLCPDCAGTNRAKRDARADLTGKRALLTGGRAKIGMYIALRLLRDGAHTTITTRFPKDAIRRFKAMDDSADWMHRLEVVGIDLRDPAQAVALAEQVAEAGPLDILINNATQTVRRLPSAYAALVEGESAPLPAGELPAHHVIGAFGSGAVDGIAALPLGTGGLDAQKVADLALVAGNASVARHLDGTAIDAGGLVPDVVESNTWVQTIDQISPVELLETQLCNYTSPFILISALRPAMAAAAKKAASRRAYVVNVSAMEGVFGRGYKGAGHPNTNAAKAAMNMVTRTSAQEMFQTDGILMTSVDTGWITDERPHYDKLRLAEAGFHAPLDLVDGAARVYDPIVRGEQGDDLYGVFMKDYEPGKW
- a CDS encoding GNAT family N-acetyltransferase; this encodes MLIREAVADDWPRIWPFWHRIVAAAETYAWDPDTSQEAARALWTGPAKRVYVAEDDTGAVVGSAYLTPNYGGPAARVANAGFMVDPDRAGRGYGRALAEHLLAEAEAQGYRAMVFNAVVETNPAVKLWTSLGFTILGTVPEAFDHPRHGRVGLHIMYKALG
- a CDS encoding amidase, translating into MTSWIGRTAAEIAAAVREKRATPREVLAEHLARIERLDGRVGAFRKVLADSALVAADELAARSDLAELPLAGVPVAVKDNLAVRGESTLIGSAATPDTPADDDHVTVARLRAAGAVVVGLTNVPELCIFGTTEGALGTSRNPWDTSRTAGGSSGGSAAAVAAGMVPVALGNDGMGSLRIPAANCGLVTLKPGHGVVPAGIGNGDWFGMSENGPLATTVEDLRLVLSILAQEEFVHREEPATRTIAVSLRSPLAGVAVTKPYTTAVREAAGVLAGAGHQVRRANPPYPLSLGVTALQHWTAGTAVDAEGLDPARLARRTRVHAAVGRRFVRGVRTGAQRERLLSRLTPFFTEHDVLLTPALARRSPRSVPWHERGWLPNVLANTNYSPMTPPWNLTGWPAMSVPFGTLPSGAPCAVQLVGRPGTEADLLELAEQLEKLHPWQRTAPLD
- the tnpA gene encoding IS200/IS605 family transposase yields the protein MHRGRTGGYTFQTHLVFTPKYRRGPFTDEILRRCEEVMRDVCADFNTELVEFNGERDHVHLLVHYPPKVALSRLVGSLKGVSARRLRQEFPAHIRKYLWGDHFWSPSYFAASCGGARLEIIKEYIENQKRPG
- a CDS encoding RNA-guided endonuclease InsQ/TnpB family protein, which produces MPEAEQAAALLATLRTVNEAANWVSAVAFEQGVPREYELRKHTYAELKSRGLGAQAAQHTIKKVRDAYATLKANIKAGNLGKPGSKRRQKAESKPIAFRSEAAQPYDDRCLSWQYDAQTVSIWTTSGRIRGVRFACSADGLKMLREHRQGESDLVERDGVFYLIATCEVPEEKSYEPDGFIGVDLGIVNIATTSTGYQAAGRDLNRHRKRHGDLRAKLQRKGTKSAKRLLKKRNRREQRHVSNTNHVIAKTIVTEAERTSAGIALEDLGGVRQRVRLRKPQRVTLHSWAFAQLGEFIAYKARRKGVPVVHVDPAHTSQMCCECGHVDKKNRVDQALFICRNCGVVAHADRNASHNIAQRGAVVWNAGRESRVPATP
- a CDS encoding LacI family DNA-binding transcriptional regulator; this translates as MTAKRSPARRPTMKDIAQRAGVSESAVSFALNGRPGVSEVTRDRVRRVAEQLGWRPSAAARALSGEGAATVGFVLARPAHTLGVDSFFLQLVAGIQEVLAERHLGLLFQVVEDVADECAVYRRWWAEHRVDGVLVVDPRADDPRPDLLDELGLPAVVIGGAPDERHPGLSTVWADDAGAMASVVDELTALGHRRIVHIAGLAGLAHTQRRIRTLRAEAERRGLTGVTSVTTDYSDAEGAAVTRRVLRGSPPPTALIYDNDVMAVAGVAAAAELGFSVPADVSVVSWEDSALCRMVKPWLSALSRDSGEFGRTAARELTALLDGGAAHAVRVPVPRLTVRGSTAAAARHDEPSVST